CCTCTACAGCATTGAACGTGAATATGCAGAAGACAATGATGTCGATACTCAACTCTACAGCGGATTCTTCACTCCTGCGGATAAAAGTGCGATGGATATTATTCGCGAGACAGATCCGAATAATCTGTCTGCATTAGACATTAGTTTTAGTGATCCTAGAATTGAACCTCTGCTATTCCGATATCGCGCGCGCCATTTCGCTTGGACGCTTGATGAGTCGGAGCAGGCAAGGTGGACAAATCATTGTCGTGAGTTTTTCGAAAGTCGTATTGAAGACTACATGCTAAATATGGAAAACTTAGTTCACGAACATGAGTCTGACGAGAAAAAGCTCGCCATACTAAAATCCGTCTACCGCTACGTGGAGCGTCTCGTTTCTTAACACCTTCATCCACGTAGTCGAAGGCAGCCTAATTATTCTATGTTTAGGCTGCCCACTGTATGAACACTCTATTTTTTACTAAGAGGAAGCCATGCTAAAAACCGTGCTTCGCTATGTAGCCTCTTTTGCCATTATTTTTGTTTCACTTTGGTTAGGTAACGCCCTTCAAAGCCTACTCGACGTATCCATTCCCGGAAGTGTGTTTGGCATGTTGCTTCTATTTGCCGGCCTCGCCAGCGGCGTTGTCCCGGTTCGCCTAGTGCAACCCGGAGCTCATGTGTTTATTCGCTATATGATTTTGCTATTTGTGCCGATAAGTGTCGGCCTGATGAATCACTTCGATATGCTAGTGAGCAACGCACTCCCTATTCTAGCTAGTGCTGTGGGTGGCTCTTTGATCGTATTGATTGTGCTTTCGGTGTTCCTTGATCGCTTTTTAAAGAAGGGAGACAAATAATATGTGGCTTCCTGTCACCGTTATCGTGTTTTTTATTGCTCGCTTTATCGCCATAAAAGCGAAGAATCCCATTTTCAATCCGCTTTTACTTAGCATCGCAATGCTAATCCCTCTGCTACTGATACTAAATGTACCGTTTGATACCTATTACGCAGACAACGAGTGGATTAGCTACTTGCTTCAACCTGCGGTTGTTGCCCTAGCCTATCCCTTGTATGAGCAACTTCCTCAGATACGCCAAAACTGGCGCATCATTGCCCTTGCCTGCGGTGTGGGAAGCATCGCGTCAATGTTTACAGCATCGATAATCGCCGTATCGCTAGGTGCAGACACGGAGCTTATTGCTAGCTTACTCGGTAAGTCCGTTACTACTCCTATAGCGATGGAGGTTTCTAGTCATCTCGGTGGCGAGCCTGCGATCGCAGCCATCCTTGTGTTACTTGTTGGTCTATTCGGTGCCATAATGGCCTATCCAATTTACCAACTATTAGGCGTCACCCATCCGATTGCGAAAGGCCTCACGATGGGAACGGTATCTCACGCTCTAGGCACAGCTACGAGCGCTGAAAAAGATCCTCGCGATGCCGCGTTTAGCTCTCTAGCACTGGTAATATGCGGTGTTATTACCTCCGTACTAGCCCCCTCTATGTTCGCCTTTTCAATTTGGTTAAGCCATTGGCTTGGCTAATACCTATTGCGGGTTGTCGATTCTAACAATCCGCAATTTTGTGTGACCTCACTCTTATATTGCAATATTTACAATTGTTGCACTCACACATGTGATCGGCATCACCTTTAGTTCCTTGAAACTTGCTTAGAATGTAAAAAAACACTTAATCACATAGGAAACCGCATGACTGATCGTTTTGATTCTGCGTTGGCCGACACTCCAGAGCATATTGCCACCTTTTTAAAGCCTATTTTAACGGCTCCAGATTTCGATGCGACTTTATCTAAAGAGCAGTTTGAAAAGCTCCAGGCATTGTCTGGTCTTGACGATAGCGAATTGCGTGTCGCCCTTTTACCTTTTGCAGCAGCGTATTCCTATGCGCCCATTTCAGAGTTTTTTGTCGGCGCAATCGTTCGTGGGTTATCCGGACGCCTTTATTTTGGTGCCAACATGGAAATCATCGGCGCTCAGCTTGGTCAAACCGTCCATGCCGAGCAGTCCGCTATCAGCCACGCTTGGATGAAAGGTGAAAATGGTCTGAAAGACATCACTATCAACTACAGTCCTTGCGGTCACTGTCGTCAGTTCATGAACGAACTCACCACCGCAGATTCTTTGGTTGTGCAATTACCACAACGTGATGAAATGACGTTACAAGAGTACCTACCAGAATCCTTTGGCCCTAAAGATTTGGGTATTTCTGACGCGCTAATGAGTCCTAAACAACACGGGCTAACAACCGATGAGACAGACACATTGGTTCTAGCTGCTGTCGACGCGCTTAATCAAAGCCACTCGCCATATACTAAGAACCTTAGCGGCGTTGCTATTAGCACTAAAGACGGCAATACCTACAACGGTGCTTATGCGGAAAACGCCGCATTCAACCCTAGTCTGCCTCCGCTTCAAGTTGCTTTCATGCAGCTATTACTCGCAGGGCAATCGTTCGAAGATATTAAACTCGTGGCTCTTGCAGAAATGGCCTCCGGCAAAATCAGCCACCTTGCTGATACACAAGCGACGCTTGAAGCGATCGACCCAGATATTCCATTGGAATATATCGCTTTATAGTCATCGGTTTTATTGAACAAAATCATAGCCTCGCCCTATTGCGAGGCTATTTTTTTAGCGATTCTAGTAACTCAATTAATTTTAGGCGCAAACGTTTGCTTTTTGAGGATAATCCAGTATGATCCTCGGCAATTCTTCCTCATGAACGTCAAGGATTTTATATGTTTGGTACAGCAACTCGTGAAAACGCTACACGTGTATTACTGTTGGGCTCTGGTGAACTAGGTAAAGAAGTCGCCATCGAATGTCAGCGACTTGGTTTAGAAGTCATCGCCTGCGATCGCTACGAAGACGCACCAGCAATGCAAGTCGCTCACCGTAGCTATGTACTTGATATGTTGGATGGGGAAGCGCTAGAAGCCATCATCGAGAAAGAGAAACCAAGCTATGTGGTTCCTGAAATTGAAGCCATCGCAACGGACAAGTTAGTCGAGCTTGAAAGCAAAGGACTCAATGTCGTCCCTACTGCGAATGCGACCAAGCTCACCATGAACCGTGAAGGGATCCGACGCTTAGCAGCAGAAGAACTCGGGTTGAACACCTCCCCTTACCAGTTTGCAGACAACTATGACGATTTTAAAGCAGCCGTTGAACACGTTGGTGTTCCTTGCGTCGTTAAACCAGTAATGAGTTCGTCAGGCAAAGGTCAGAGCGTTGTCAAAACCGAAGCGGACATCGAAAAAGCGTGGAGATATGCTCAGGAAGGCGGCCGCACTGGTGCTGGTCGCGTAATTGTAGAAGGTTTCATCGACTTTGATTACGAGATTACATTGCTGACAGTACGTGCGGTTGACGGCGTTCACTTCTGCGCACCTATTGGCCACCGCCAGGAAGATGGCGACTACCGCGAATCTTGGCAGCCACAAGTAATGACTGAAAATGCACGCAAAGCAGCGGAGTACACAGCAGAGCAAGTGGTTAACGCACTTGGCGGCTACGGTATTTTTGGCGTAGAACTGTTCGTTAAAGGTGACAAAGTGATTTTCAATGAAGTATCACCACGTCCCCACGATACGGGCCTAGTCACACTGATTTCTCAAGAAATGTCTGAGTTTGCACTTCACGTACGTGCATTCACTGGTATGCCAGTCAATAGCATTGCTCAATATGGCCCTGCGGCTTCAGCGGTGATTCTTGGTCAAGGCACCTCTAATAACATTCGTTTTGAGGGTCTAGATGAAGCATTGGCACTGCCACAGACTCAGGTGCGCCTATTCGGTAAGCCAGATATCGATGGTCGTCGCCGTTTAGGTGTGATTTTGACTAAACGCAAATCGCTTGAAACAGCGGTAGATGAGGCAGTAAGCTGCGCGAAGAAAGTGAAAGTCATTTACTAAACACACACGTTCTATCAATGCCAGAAAGCAGGCTCTGGAATGATTCAGTGCCTGCTTTTTATTCTCTTTCCTTTACTCCGCATTTAACGTGACGCAGACCAAACGGCGAACTCGTTGCCACTGGGTTCAGTAAAATGGAAGCGGCAACCGCCGGGAAAATCAAAGATTTCACGAATAATCACGCCTTGGTTGGCTTCGACCTTTTTGTATGTTGCCTCTATGTCGGCGCTGTAGAAGACTAGCAATGCACCGCCATTTTCAGCCGTTGAACATAGCTCTGCACGATAGAAGCCGCCATTTAAGCCTTGATTTTCAAACGCTGTATAGTCATCACCATAATCCTGAAAAGACCAGTCAAATACAGCCGTAAAGAAACGCTTTGTTTTTTCTAAATCACCGGCCGCGAATTCAACGTAGTCCAGTTTTACTTGCTCACTCATTTCAGCTCCATTGTTTGAGTCATCAATTACCGTTCATAGTAAAAGATCTATCCCTTTAGGTTTGTGAGAAGATAGGCATTTATCTCAAACCTCCTACTGATCAGCTATACACTAGGATTACGTAACAGGTAATTGAGACAAACAAAATGTTCACTCGAACCATAGGGAATCAGGTCTAGCGTGCGCACTAAAAAGATTTCGCATTTAAATAAACTTTTCGCCAAGCCACCATTACTGCTTTTTATTGCAATGATGACAGGTTGTTTTGGTGATACACCGAATGCGCGCTTTCTTGATTACCAGAAACGCATTGTCAACATTCAGCAAAGTGAACTAATCCCTGCCCCAGTTCTTAAGCCGGTCGAGCTTCCCGCAAAGCGTCAGCTTACCAAAGAAATACCACGGACGACTCTAGGTCTAGTGGATAGCTACCAGCTAAGAAAATGCAATCTATTTGGCTTAATTGCAGAGCACAACTCAGTGCTTGGTAAAGTTCAGGATCAGTTTAGAAACTTCGACTACCAGTTGCAGCTTATTGATGGGCTTGAGCGATGCCTAACCTCAAATCAAATTGAGCCAGAGCTTAAAGAAAGTCTACAGAAAATATTGGATGTGAAGTACCAGTACTTACCTGAC
The Vibrio sp. CB1-14 DNA segment above includes these coding regions:
- the purT gene encoding formate-dependent phosphoribosylglycinamide formyltransferase; this translates as MFGTATRENATRVLLLGSGELGKEVAIECQRLGLEVIACDRYEDAPAMQVAHRSYVLDMLDGEALEAIIEKEKPSYVVPEIEAIATDKLVELESKGLNVVPTANATKLTMNREGIRRLAAEELGLNTSPYQFADNYDDFKAAVEHVGVPCVVKPVMSSSGKGQSVVKTEADIEKAWRYAQEGGRTGAGRVIVEGFIDFDYEITLLTVRAVDGVHFCAPIGHRQEDGDYRESWQPQVMTENARKAAEYTAEQVVNALGGYGIFGVELFVKGDKVIFNEVSPRPHDTGLVTLISQEMSEFALHVRAFTGMPVNSIAQYGPAASAVILGQGTSNNIRFEGLDEALALPQTQVRLFGKPDIDGRRRLGVILTKRKSLETAVDEAVSCAKKVKVIY
- a CDS encoding CidA/LrgA family protein encodes the protein MLKTVLRYVASFAIIFVSLWLGNALQSLLDVSIPGSVFGMLLLFAGLASGVVPVRLVQPGAHVFIRYMILLFVPISVGLMNHFDMLVSNALPILASAVGGSLIVLIVLSVFLDRFLKKGDK
- a CDS encoding CidB/LrgB family autolysis modulator, with the translated sequence MWLPVTVIVFFIARFIAIKAKNPIFNPLLLSIAMLIPLLLILNVPFDTYYADNEWISYLLQPAVVALAYPLYEQLPQIRQNWRIIALACGVGSIASMFTASIIAVSLGADTELIASLLGKSVTTPIAMEVSSHLGGEPAIAAILVLLVGLFGAIMAYPIYQLLGVTHPIAKGLTMGTVSHALGTATSAEKDPRDAAFSSLALVICGVITSVLAPSMFAFSIWLSHWLG
- a CDS encoding VOC family protein, which gives rise to MSEQVKLDYVEFAAGDLEKTKRFFTAVFDWSFQDYGDDYTAFENQGLNGGFYRAELCSTAENGGALLVFYSADIEATYKKVEANQGVIIREIFDFPGGCRFHFTEPSGNEFAVWSASR
- the cdd gene encoding cytidine deaminase encodes the protein MTDRFDSALADTPEHIATFLKPILTAPDFDATLSKEQFEKLQALSGLDDSELRVALLPFAAAYSYAPISEFFVGAIVRGLSGRLYFGANMEIIGAQLGQTVHAEQSAISHAWMKGENGLKDITINYSPCGHCRQFMNELTTADSLVVQLPQRDEMTLQEYLPESFGPKDLGISDALMSPKQHGLTTDETDTLVLAAVDALNQSHSPYTKNLSGVAISTKDGNTYNGAYAENAAFNPSLPPLQVAFMQLLLAGQSFEDIKLVALAEMASGKISHLADTQATLEAIDPDIPLEYIAL